A segment of the Lolium perenne isolate Kyuss_39 chromosome 3, Kyuss_2.0, whole genome shotgun sequence genome:
TGGCCTTCTTGAGGATCCCGTTCTTGCGCTTGGAGAAGGTCACCTGGCGGTTGCTCTGGTTCTCGATCCTCTTGATCTCGATCTTCCCACGCCCCATCcccgctccttcttcttcctccggcgACGCCAGGAAGGGCTCGTTTGttccggcgttctggaggctggtGTGGGCGTAATGTGGCTGGGGGAAGGCGGTGGGGGTGGGGGAGGAGTAAAGGAGGCGGCCATGGGAGGAAGAGGAATGGTGATGAGGGGGCTTTCGGGTTGGTTCAGAGCTGCGAGCCGGAAACGGCAAGTGCTCTGTCTGCTTTTGCTTGGCGTCGCTTCCGTCGGCTAGTTTGCTTGCCCCGATACCCGATTTTGATGATTTGAGCGCTGAGGCGGGGAAAAGTTTCTGATTTGATTAGTGGTCGTTTTTCTAGGTTCCGTACATTTTGTCACGTCTCGTCTATGTATATGGTGTTGGTAGCCTGAAGATTGTAGATGTTTTGTTCCTAGCTACGTGCATGTATTTCATCATCTTAATTCTTAAGCTCAATGAGTTAAATATCTCTACTCGAGTAGCCGGTATAGGGCATAATGGACGACAAAGAGGACTTCGTCAAGTTTTTCatgcccaagtcatcatttgtaaTGCTTTGCATAGACTTTTCTTTGGATGGTGCTCAGCATCTTCGGTTCGGTCCCCCGCCTCCACCGTCGGATTTCACTAAAACGCGAAACCTTGTACATCCAGTCATTGCAGCATACTTTTACTCGTGTAGCAAATATTTTGTTCTACTGTAGCATGATTGAAGCATTCTATTCCACGGAACAACACAAAAACATTGCGACCTTTCCGAAACACATATGCACTAGAAAAATATGCATATGTAGCAAATCCCAATGGGTCACAGCAAATCCCATCCACCACAACAAAACTTCAAGACAAAAGTCAACACACTTGTGCATCATGGGAGGAGAACAGTTGCAGTTATTTACAAATGACAATTTGGAAGGACATAGATCTTGTCTAGAGGGGATGAATAGACGATTGAAAACAATTATAATTTTTCAAGAATAAATGTGGAATAAAACTATCATTTAAATTATCAAGCACACAACCTTAATAAGTTATACACCAACAACGTTTGACAAAGAAGAtataagcaactatgtgatagcaagatatataacttcaaacaTGGTGGCTATCATAATGCAAATGCATAAGTAGTAGAGCTCACATTAGAGATAATCAGACACATGAAGACAAAACGTAGCTAATCTGCATTTAAGAGGTGTGGAGGCGTAATACTCCTTGACCGCAATGATGGTCATaaagcatctccaccggtgccgCCAAATGGGTGTCTGGCAACAAAATCAGACCAGCCATCGGCACAGGATGCCACCCATTTTGGGGTGTCTGCCCACATAGACGCCCCAAAAACAATTGACTCCCAAATGTAAATTTTTCAAATTGACATCAACTTGGCAAATTTCATTCATTTTTAGGGTATCTTACAAAATTGAACGATTTAAGAAACTCTAATCTAGAGACAGCTCATCGAAGGCGTTGTAGGGCATCATGTAGTTGTTGCCACCATCATCATGCATGTCATCATCGTCATTACAAAAGGACAATAGGAGGTCGTTGGCGTCCGCCTCACTGTCGTTGCCCCGCGTCAATGTGAGTGTCGAGTTCCATGGTGTTGTCGGTCTCCTGCGTCGACCATGACTGGGCATGCTCCTCCGTCACCGGTAGAAAAATGTCCACCCACGCGAGGAGAGCCTTAGTGAGCCACAACTCGTTTGACGGGTCATCGGGGTCGCCCAACACCACCTGCATATGTAGGTGTTTCTCCCACCGCTCATCCACCTCTCCCTTCACGTTCTTCGGCGATGAGGGGGCATCTTCTTATCCTTGGATAAATGGAGAAATCTAGAATGATTGTAGACGTTATCCTTGATTTCTCCATCTATCTTTATgggattttatttttatttttaagttATGCATGGGATTTTCACCAATGTACACTCGTTGTAGCGTAAAACAATGTAACCGTAATAGAATTTTATATTTCAATGAAATTAAAATTTCTATATGAATGAAGAGATAGGTCATTATGAACTATTGGTTGTGATTAGTTTAGGTGCCTAAAACATCTACCAAAGatggcccaccagagttcaaacctcgggtttgacatctgtgtgtctcgtaaaggcggaatattctttcagtgggaggcgacgttcccgtcgacagcgaggcgcctgtggtgacttcgtcaatttcaagatccaatctgccggctcagtcttctggaggtgctcataggggtagggtgtgcgtgtgtgcgttcataggggtgagtgtatgcgcgtgtatatgagcgcctgcgtttgtactgtgtttctcaaaaaaaaaaagatggcaTAATTATGGGTCGCACTTATTTGTATCACAACCGTAAATGCGCCTCTTATTCATGTACCGAGGGCGTTTTCATCTAGACGCTGCGTACGAGAGCACGCGGTGTATCGGCATTGCCCGGAAAAAAGCGCCACATTTGCACTATCCTCGAGGCAGTTATCCATGCAGCTTTTCTCGAGGGAATGAAGCTTAAATTTTTAACTCCTTCAAGGCAAACGCTCTAAAGCCCTTTTCGTGAATGGCTCTATTTATGACATAAAGTGCTCatggcatctccaacgcggcgacctAAATAGACACCTTAGGTCGTCTGTTTTGGATCATTTGGATGGCCgcacggacacgcggacagcgccccgggtccgcgtgtccgtttgggtcgcacgatgCGTCCAACGCAGCTAGATATGGGTCGCGGCCATAAAAGTTGGCATGCCTTTAAATTTATATAAATGCATATAAAGGCAtataaaatcataaaaatatataTAAATAAGTTTAAATGCTCAAGATTTATTACATAAGATTATTGTCCACCTATTCAAATAAAAATGTAAAATGATACAAATGTCCTAGGCATTGTTTTCTTCGGGATTTTCTTCATTGttgttgtttgcagcattgttaCCAACATGCGCCCACATGTGTCCAACCAAATCAGTCTGGAGCTGGTTGTGAACCGCTTGATCCCGAATTTCGTGGTGCACATGGAGGATATCCTGGAATGATGCCGGACCACCTTGAGGAGAAACCAACTCTCCCTGGCCATCCCAATCATTATCAAACAGCGAATCGTCCCGCTCTACCTCAATAATTATGTTGTGCATGATTACACAAGCGGTCATCACCTTCCACAGAATTTGCACACTCCATGCTCTAGCAGAGTGCCTAACGATAGCCCAACGAGCCTGGAGGATAccaaacgcccgctcgacatctttctAGGCCGCCTCttgctctttggcaaaccttgcctcctgctctgagtTGGAACGACGGATTAtcttcacgagtgtagcccaagATGGATGGATACCTTCAATAAGGTAGTACTCCTTGTTCTAGTGGTGGCCGTgcgctagcctatcaaacaccggagagcgctgcaacacattgatgtcattatGCGAGCCGGCCATATGAGTGTCAAATCCATGTGTCAtgtgaagcaacagcttcaagaatcactgtgcacccctcagaatgACCGTTGTACGCcccctgccaaccaaaggggcaATTCTTCCACTCCtagtgcatgcagtctatgctgccaagcatcccaggaaacccctTGGAAGTGTTGATTGACAATAGACGGGAGAGCgctgcaacacattgatgtcattgtgcgagccgGCCATTCCGGAAATTGAGTGTCAAATCCATGTGTCATGTGAAGCAACAACTTCAAAAATCactgtgcacccctcagaatggcCGTTGTACGCcccctgccaaccaaaggggcaattcttccactcccagtgcatgcagtctatgctgccaagcatcccagCAAACCCCCTGGAAGCGTTGATTGACAACAGACGGGTTGTGTCCTCTGCATTAGGTTGCCGCAGATATTGTTCACCGAACACACCGATCATTGCTCTGTAGAACATGTACATCGCTTCCAAGCAGCTGGACTCGCTCATTCGGATGTACTCATCTACGTAATCACCGGCAACACCATATGCGAGCATCCTAATCGTTGCCGTGCATTTCTGAtacgaagagaggcctaccttgccaattgcatccactttGGCGATGAAGTAGTCGTCGCATACcttgacgccatccattatccggtTGAACAATGGTCTGGACATCTGAAAACGACGGCGAAACAAGGCCGGCGTGAACAATGCCTTGCGGTAGAAGTAGTCGTGGAAGAGCATGTCGTGACCacgttctcttttgcggtccaaggccACCGCGTGTCCCGGCAAGGACCCCCGGTACACGGGGATCCACGTGACATTGTGCTCGTGGATGATCAACGCAACCTCCGTGAGAAAGTCGCCATCGAACTCGTCGTCTGAGGACGTGTCGATGAATTTCTTAAAGAAGATCTCTTCGTCGTTGTCCGccatgatctacagatgaaaTGGGACAAATTTTAGttcgcccatttcatcgaacacctcgcagCGGAGGCAATCCAATGTCTCCGTAGGGACCTGCAGGCAATGGTCGTGCCGACTTGCGACCTGGAAGCACGGTACCCGAGAGATCACCTCTGGCGGCAACGACGAAGTTGCTGACGGTGAGAGGACAACGACGTCGGCGACGGCGTCCTCCGACGCTGCTACGAGGCCGCGAAAGCACAACGCGAAAGCGTGGGGTCGCGTCCTATTCTTCCGCACCGCTTGTCGGCGTCTCGACGCCGGTGGCCGACGTCGACAGCGATCGCAAATCGCCGGTCCTGTGATGGCGGcggagcgggggggggggggagatgtgtgccgatacgtctcaaacgtatctataatttcttatgttccatgctagttttatgacaatactcacatgttttatatacactttacatcattttgatgcattttccggtactaacctattaacaagatgctgaagcgccagttcctgttttctgctgtttttggtttcagaaatcctacacaggaaatattctcggaattggatgaaacaaaagcccacggtcttattttccacggagccttccagaacaccgaagaggagacgaagaggggcaacgaggcggccacaccataggggggcgcggccccacccctggccgcgccgccatatggggtgggcccctcgggcgtcccccgactctgccccttcgcctatataatccttcgatcgcgaaaaccctagaaccgagagccacgatacgagaaaagttccagagacgccgccgccatcaaccccatctcgggggttctgaagatcgcctccggcaccctgccggagaggggaatcatcaccggagggctctacatcaccatgcccgcctccggactgatgcgtgagtagttcgtccttggactatgggtccatagcagtagctagatggttgtcttctcctcttgtgctatcatgtttagatcttgtgagctgcctatcatgatcaagatcatctatttgtaatgctacatgttgtgtttgttgggatccgatgaatatggaatactatgtcaagttgattatcgatctatcatatatgtgttgtttatgatcttgcatgctctccgttgctagtagaggctctggccaagttgatacttgtaactccaagagggagtatttatgctcgatagtgggttcatgcctccattgaatgcaggacgtgtgagaaagttctaaggttgtggatgtgctgttgccactagggataaaacatcaatgctttgtctaaagatatttgtatagtttacattacgcacagtacttaatgcaattgtctgttgtttgcaacttaatactggaaggggtgcggatgctaacccgaaggtggactttttaggcatagatgcatgctggatagcggtctatgttctttgtcgtaatgccctaagtaaatctcatagtagtcatcatgatatgtatgtgcattgttatgccctctttatttgtcaattgcccaactgtaatttgttcacccaacatgttatttatcttattggagagacaccgctagtgaactgtggaccccggtccattcttttacatctgaaatacaacctaatgcaatcattgttctctgttgttctttgcaagcaaacatcattctccacaccatacgtttaatcctttgtttacaacaagccgatgagattgataacctcactgttaagttgatacttgtaactccaagagggagtatccctgagtcaagaccataagtagcactcatatttcgaatttatcagtatccctaaaagtttcaatgcattcataatcataatttatacctgactctctacctttgtcgttctcccaatcttcagcgttctcctcaatccgatcaagaaggtcccttttaaaatcttctttgttgcgcgtgaatgatccagaacaagtagtatccagcaaggttttatcttgaaaagaaagtcttgcatagaaattatcaatgatgatattaccaggaagctcatgaatggggcatttgatcattaaagacttcaaccttccccatgcttgggcaatactctctccatcatgaagcCAGAAAttgtatatgcggtttcggtctttgtgaatttcacttggaggatagaatttagaataaaatagaggcacaatatccttccaatcaagagaatgcccatccttcagcagtttataccaatgcgccgctttaccagacaacgacatagagaataatttcttcctaacttcatccatagaaatacctgcacacttgaataacccgcataattcatgtagaaacagtaaatgatctccaggatgaacagttccatccccttcatagcggttatccataacaagttcaataattttcatgggtatcttgaaaggaaaactttcagtaggtggatttaaaatatcacaagcattattagagttatcgcatatgggagataaagcattatcagagtaaattttctcccctaaagatgggaatctaaaaagatcacaaaaactagcttccccaagcttagacttctccatagcattagcagtaattgcgttcatactaataacattgctactagcatgcaaataaggttccataggttttttaattttcgcatcacataattcatgtcttatttcaggaaatagattaaaaagctcactgttgttttccattatgcctaactagtgaaaaataaaaacaagaaacagaaagatgcaattgcaggatctaaaggaaatagcttcgagcactcacacactggcaacagtgctagaaaatagcttagtagtaggaggatgtgaataccttttaccttacctccccggcaacggcgccagaaaatagcttgatgtctacgcacgcttctattcctgtagacagtggtgggccttcaagagcagaggtttgtagaacagcagcaagtttcccttaagtgaatcacccaaggtttatcgaactcagggaggtagaggacaaagatatccctctcaagcaaccctgcaattacgatacaagaagtctcttgtgtccccaacacacctaatacacttgtcagatgtataggtgcactagttcggcgaagagatagtgagatgcaagtgatatggatgaatatgagtggtaatagcaatttgaaataaatatggcagcgagtaaacatgtaacagaacttgttggaaacgatgtttcaatacttagaaacaaggcctagggatcatactttcactagtggacactctcaacattgatcacataactgaataaataaatgctactttctacactctcttgttggataacaaacaccattcattgtgtagggctacaaaagcacacctcaagccggagtaaacaagctccacaacatccggagttcatattagagtaacctctagagtgcataatagaccgttgcaatttagaccgagtactaacatagcatacacactgtcaacaatagctatgaaagggagaatagatcgcatcaatactatcatagtaatagttaacttcataatctacaagagattacaatcataacctacgccaagtaatacatgatgcacacactgtcaatattacatcatggaggaggaatagactactttaataacatcactagagtagcacatagattaatagtgatacaaagctcatgatcacataaagatcacaccatgggagagagagatgaaccacatagctaccggtagagccctcagcctcgggggagaactactccctcctcatcatgggagacagcaacggcgatgaagatggcggtggtgtcgatggagatgactccgggggcaattccccgtcccggtggcgtgccggaacagagacttctgtcccccgaaacggagtttcgcgatggcggcggcgtccctggagtctttctggagtttcttcaattggtatcgaggttttaggtcacgaggggtcttataggcgaagaggcggcacaagggggcgcctgggggtcccaccccatagggcggcgcgccccccctccaggccgcgccggcctatggtctgggggccccaggcctcccctccgactctccttcggtgtcctggtccgtctcggtgaattatgatgttgggtcttcgtttcgtcgaattccgagaatattgcccgaacagcctttctggaaccaaaaacaacgaaaacgagagcggcacttcggcatcttgttaataggttagttccggaaaatgcataaaatcattataacgtgtgagcaaaacatgtagatattgtcataaaactagcatggaacatcagaaattatagatacgttggagacgtatcattgtgcaggttccacgttggcgccggaatccatggtgttgcgccacactacactccttcaccaacaaccttcacgtggccttcatcttctactggttcgataaccttggtttcttactgagggaaaacttactgctgtacgcatcacaccttcctcttggggttcccaacggacgtgtgcttcacacgCCATCATGTGCGAGGGGTTGTGTTTTGGGAGGTAGATAGGCGGCCCAGGggaggacaaggggaggacgcgagaggCCAGCCCCCGGTGTCCGCGACCATGGAAAAGAGACCCAAATTTAGACCAGGTTTGGGTCGTcctggacgccgcggccatccgttttaggaatGTGTCCGCATGCTGGGCCAAATTTTTGTCTGTTTTGACTCATCCAGCACGAGAGCGTGGGATGAGTCGCGATGTTGGGAGATAGCCTCATAGGCCCATGTTTAGACCTTTTTTTTTATGTAACCATATATTTCATTAGACAATCTGTTTACAGAGATTACACATATGGTCACCACACAAGATAAACATTTGTGTCAAGCAACTTTGCACAAGAAAATCCACAAGAAGTAAAACTACAAGTTCACCCTTAGAGAAACCTGTGCCTCGCCGAAACATCGACTATCTTTCTCCACTGCCACTATGGTAGCGCCGGTAAAAGAGGCGAATAACCGCCACACCTAGATCTGGAAGAGCACCATCGCATTCGCAGATGCTTTTCGAGCCGATGAACCGGACGACCTAACCCGAATATGGGCCCATAAAACTTTGAACAGAGCGAAAGCACCCGTGGACCGAGGATATCCTCGTGACCCCACCCAAGTCAGCGACAGGTCCAAAGCCCACGCCGCTGCTCCCCTCTCCAAACAAGGAAACAAGCAAAGCTAAACGGCGGCGACACCACGAGCCAACGGCGGCGAGCTCCACGGTTACCAATACCATCCCGCCGCCCCGCGCCGCCCCTCCGCTCCGCATTCCCGTTCCGCGCCCTCCCCGATCGAATCCGACGGCCTTCCCGGCTCCCCACTCCTCCCAAGCCAAAACCGTGGGCGTTCTCCTTCTCTCGCCAATCCGTAACCCAGCCCTCCAAAACCCTAACCGCCGCTCCTCGATCTGATGCTGCGTCTCTGACCTCCCCGATCCCCTCGCGTCGCCATGGAAGACCCCGTGCctatcccctcctcctcctctgccgccgccgccgccgccgccgtggtcCCGTCCCCGCCCCCCGCGCCCGCCCCCGCGGTCgtgagagcggcggcggcggctccggaAGCCGCCGCGGCGGCGTCCCGCAGGCAGTTGTTCTCCGTGGAGCTCCGGCCCGGGGAGACCACCATCGTGTCCTGGAAGAAGCTGCAGAAGGAGGCTGTACAAGAGGCGGCCACTTTGCCGCCGCAGCCGCTGGCGGTGGTACCGGCGGAGCCTGCAGTCGCTGCGCAACTGCCCCCACCACCCGGTGTGGTAAGCACTACTCTTCGATTAGATGATGTCGTTGTCTGTCGATTGATTTGAGTACTTCATAGTTTGTGCTGCTCAGGTTTGCTTTGCGAGTAGATGCTAAATTGCAACTAGAGCGATCCGTGGAGGCCTTAATGTCTGATCTGCGAGTACAGAAGTGTCCGTGTGTTGAGCTCCTTTACAGGAAATTATCCTTATAGGGTGAGGGTACATGGACAATATGTGTTGCTCTCTCTGACCAAATTGTCATATGGGATTCTGACCTAGAAGCAATCTGTGCCATACTTCAGTGCCATTCATGCTGTCTTTGCAACCATGCTATTAGTTATTTATGACATGGCCTTATCATCATCCCTCAAAAACCGCTCTTCATCAAGCATTTTGCTTACGCACGGTCTATGCCAGACTGTTGAGAATTCCTGTACGTATTTTACACCGAACTGATTGTATTTGTTCAAATCAGGCACCCGCTGCAGAAAACAACCCGGAGGATCCAGCGCAGCCAAATCGGTTTAATGCAGTCATTGAGAAAATCGAGCGCCTTTACATGGTAACAAATGGATTAGCATTAGTTGAATCCATATTCGCCATTCACTGAGTTCTGACTTTGTATCTGAATTGCTAGGGTAAACATAGCAGCGATGAAGAAGATCTTGACGATGTACCCGATGATGATCAATATGACACTGATGATTCTTTTATTGATGATGCTGAATTGGTTGGTTGTTCAATTCTTCTTAGTCCTGTATTATGTATGAGAACAACATCATGCTGCTTCTGAATCTTGTTTGATGTCATAGATGAGCACCTGACTAGTAAACTTCTACCATTTGActtgatgtttttttttttgcagactGTATGATATAATATTGCTAATGTAACAATTCTTCTTGTTTACTGTTGACGCTCACCATATCTCTATTGTCATTGTGCACTCAGTTTTTGCTATCTGTTCTATCTGCCTGAACTCTTGGTTTAGTGCTAGGATGAAAATTTATTTTTTATTAGTTTCATATGACATTGTGGCATGGCCCCTTCAACATTACAGTAATAGTCCATTCTTTGTATAGTGTAGGTACATAATGTATGTCTGGAAACGATTGAGCTAATATTCACAACATATTAAGAAAACACGTGTCTAATTACTTACACTGAACTTTTAGAATTTATCCTTTAAGGTGTCATAACAAAACATTTTTGCTTGCGTTGCTATTTCATTATATGCACTGAGATTTTTTTTTACTGCTTGCTGATTGCtttcatgtttcttatctttgcaGGATGAGTATTTTGAAGTCGATAATTTGAAGACTAAGCACAGTGGATTTTTTGTTAACAAAGGGACATTGGAACAGATGTAAGGTTCCTCAAAATTCTTTGGATTTAATTGAAAATTCGTGCTATTACTTATTCTGTTAATGCTGGTAGATTACATCCACACATAATGGATCTTTGATTTTTATTTAGTATGGCCTTACTGATGGCACGGGGGTCACCCAATTTGATTGCAATGACCTTTCACCATCGAGTCTAGTAGACCATGTCCATTTAGTATACTGTTTGATTTTATCACAGATACCATGGCTGCGAATCACTTGTGGCTAcattttttcttttttcataaaCTGTACAATTTTTGCTGTCTGAATTAAAAACACGGCATGCCACAACTGTGGCAGGTAACGACAAGCTTATAATAAACGAATCTACTGATCAAACTGGAAGCAAAGCATGATTGTGCCGGTTATTACCCTAATTAAATCATGGAGCAACACACGCAACTGATGAAAGCACAATGAAAATAACATGTCGCAATTTTTTATATGGCAGCACAGATGCTGTGCCAATTTAATCGAATCAACAGATCAAGTTGGCAGCACCACAGTTTTACGTATGCCCATGAATTACATGTATGCTAGCATGGATGATACATCAACCTTCTTTTGCAGTGAATCTGGTACATCGACAGATGTCGCGCCGAAGAAAAGGAGAAGCAAAGACCCATCAGGTGATCATATTGAAATTAATCAGGGTGCTGCAGGTGATTATTTTAACATCAGCAACATGCCTGGGAAAGCTACCAGTCCTGCACATGCTGGGAAAAAATTAGCTACCAGCGGAACCGGAGTCTCAAAAAAGAGATCGACTGATTTTGCCACAGGTGTTGATGCTGCAAAACGTACAAAGATATCTGGTAAGGATATGTCATATTTTCCCCTTCAAAAGAGCTAAAAGACATAAGAAGCATAAAGTTGCAGCATTCCAGCCTACTGATTTTGTTAATAAATCAAGAACCAGTGAGACGTATGACTATGCTTCAGCATACAGGGATAAAGGTCCTTCAACACAACTTGACTTTCAACAAGAAAAGACTTATAGTGGCGAAAATCAAGATCTGGCCAACAAAATATATCACAAAGAGAAACATGGAACAAGTGACTTTTCTGGCATCACACTGCCTGGTACTTCTTGTCCTACACAAGCAATGGTAAGATTTTTATCCTGTTTCCCATACTAGCGAACACATTTGCATAATAAAAATAGCCATCAAACCGAGGCATGCTTCCATGCTAACtaactttttattttatttttcagcaCCCCATCACTGGCAGAGAGAGTGCAGGTACCAAACCTAAAGGCACCAGGCTTGAGCGAGCCATT
Coding sequences within it:
- the LOC127345177 gene encoding LOW QUALITY PROTEIN: ubinuclein-1 (The sequence of the model RefSeq protein was modified relative to this genomic sequence to represent the inferred CDS: deleted 1 base in 1 codon), which encodes MEDPVPIPSSSSAAAAAAAVVPSPPPAPAPAVVRAAAAAPEAAAAASRRQLFSVELRPGETTIVSWKKLQKEAVQEAATLPPQPLAVVPAEPAVAAQLPPPPGVAPAAENNPEDPAQPNRFNAVIEKIERLYMGKHSSDEEDLDDVPDDDQYDTDDSFIDDAELDEYFEVDNLKTKHSGFFVNKGTLEQIESGTSTDVAPKKRRSKDPSGDHIEINQGAAGDYFNISNMPGKATSPAHAGKKLATSGTGVSKKRSTDFATGVDAAKRTKISGKDMSYFPFKRAKRHKKHKVAAFQPTDFVNKSRTSETYDYASAYRDKGPSTQLDFQQEKTYSGENQDLANKIYHKEKHGTSDFSGITLPGTSCPTQAMHPITGRESAGTKPKGTRLERAIRDFEKFVAQYRPPAIDSNEVDPNGQASIKRRLPPEVKAKLAKVARLSTNHGKIQEQELMNRLMGIVGHLVQRRTLKRNMKDLVESGLSATQEKTDMLQRVKMEITEMVKERVVAKAKVNEQQDGSADDFQAVPEEGRDLKGKFAMDSALEDRMCDLYDLYVEGMEEDKGPQSRKLYVELAELWPQGWMDKFGIKDAISRSKERKIKLHNQQKVRSEETLKRKRLAVAEKLPDSYPVVTQRAMALQVAHPSITNPSYPVTDYGQNQASRSIERAREASGGAVPDDSSKRVGEMKKKKRKPEYDLVDRQANPMKVPSQHGSEKQKVTKHSDEANTITISTVLGLPFYDQQQI